One genomic region from Chthonomonas calidirosea T49 encodes:
- a CDS encoding BamA/OMP85 family outer membrane protein, which translates to MSLRPIGKQFASHVSLLLSILLITVSHQAKSALLPQAPDSLTASPQTAQQAPRIADIEVRGNHNLNSVFIISASGAKVGDLFTPQLQAQMEQNLLDTGYFGVLDPDPRNGVNVYAEEPNPPNGTCKVIIAVDENPMITNISITGTGPIKPEVVEAQLQGLKPGNVFNSKQFLTDANAIIDLYQKQHYIASFSQDVPIDAAGVLHINIIVAKVASLDFVGLHKTRKSYIMHVIKTRVGGYFNTDTLAQDRVALLNTGLFDDVRPSVTVVGTGQIAITLNFTEKRTGEIHAGAGYSDTARFIGFVELSDNNFRGLGERVALRGELGGLADRSSVELDFDEPYLGGRNTNLDVQLYDKTVYRFSSALSAASPIAPIPGTTASITNNYYTEQRAGGIVTATRPFGRFYSASLSLRAENVTTDLLNLPPQDLSIIQNGPIVSVTGFISHDTRDLYLDPSKGGVQQIGLEIGHADLSTPRTIFGIPVTGTITGSTNFLRTSLEARQYFSLSGQRPLNDPTKPETVLALRALVGASTGTLPFFEQFFMGGADTLRGYRDDRFWGKYEFLTSIELRQPLAPKFTGVLFMDIGDAWGGPYSNVNINGFSQRGFHPYIGVGPGLRIVTPLGLIRLDYGIGSEGGRIHFSFGSTF; encoded by the coding sequence ATGAGCCTTCGGCCCATTGGGAAACAATTTGCCTCACATGTATCGCTTCTTCTCAGCATCCTGCTGATAACGGTATCGCATCAGGCGAAAAGTGCTCTGCTTCCCCAAGCTCCCGATTCGTTAACGGCTTCGCCACAAACTGCCCAACAAGCCCCACGCATCGCTGATATCGAGGTGCGCGGAAACCATAACCTCAACAGCGTCTTCATCATTAGCGCTAGCGGAGCTAAAGTGGGCGACCTCTTTACCCCACAACTCCAGGCCCAGATGGAACAGAACCTGCTAGATACCGGCTACTTTGGTGTGCTCGACCCAGACCCGCGCAACGGCGTGAATGTCTACGCAGAAGAGCCGAACCCGCCTAACGGCACCTGCAAGGTGATTATTGCGGTAGACGAAAACCCGATGATCACCAATATTAGCATTACCGGAACAGGTCCTATAAAACCGGAAGTCGTAGAGGCTCAACTGCAGGGGCTGAAGCCGGGCAACGTGTTCAACAGCAAACAGTTCCTCACCGACGCCAACGCTATCATAGACCTCTATCAGAAGCAGCACTACATTGCCTCGTTTAGCCAGGACGTGCCGATTGATGCCGCGGGCGTGCTTCACATCAACATCATCGTTGCGAAAGTGGCTAGCCTCGATTTCGTTGGGTTGCATAAAACTCGTAAATCCTATATTATGCACGTTATCAAAACACGCGTAGGTGGCTACTTTAACACCGATACGTTGGCCCAAGACCGGGTGGCTCTCCTTAATACTGGGCTTTTCGACGATGTACGGCCCTCCGTAACAGTGGTAGGGACAGGGCAGATCGCCATCACCCTCAACTTTACAGAAAAGCGCACAGGCGAGATCCACGCGGGAGCAGGATATAGCGACACAGCACGCTTTATTGGGTTTGTTGAACTATCCGATAACAACTTTCGAGGGTTAGGCGAACGTGTTGCTTTGCGAGGGGAGCTAGGTGGCCTCGCGGATCGGAGTAGCGTTGAGCTTGACTTCGATGAACCTTACCTCGGCGGCCGCAACACCAACCTCGATGTGCAGCTTTACGACAAAACGGTCTATCGGTTTTCCAGCGCCCTGAGCGCTGCAAGCCCCATCGCACCCATTCCAGGCACAACGGCTTCTATTACCAATAACTACTATACCGAACAGCGCGCTGGTGGCATCGTCACCGCAACCCGCCCCTTCGGGCGCTTCTACAGCGCCTCCCTATCTCTTCGTGCCGAAAACGTAACTACCGACTTGCTGAACTTACCCCCCCAAGACCTCAGCATCATTCAAAACGGCCCCATCGTGTCCGTCACGGGCTTCATCAGCCACGACACACGCGACCTCTATCTCGATCCCTCAAAAGGCGGTGTGCAACAGATCGGCCTCGAGATCGGCCATGCCGACCTCAGCACGCCTCGCACTATCTTCGGCATTCCCGTTACCGGCACCATCACGGGCAGCACCAACTTCCTTCGCACGAGCCTCGAAGCACGCCAGTACTTCAGCCTCAGCGGCCAACGACCGCTCAACGACCCCACGAAACCCGAAACCGTGTTGGCTCTGCGCGCGCTCGTTGGGGCTTCTACCGGGACGCTACCCTTCTTCGAACAGTTCTTCATGGGCGGAGCCGACACCCTGCGCGGTTATCGTGACGACCGGTTTTGGGGCAAGTACGAGTTCCTTACCTCTATTGAATTGCGGCAACCTCTTGCGCCCAAGTTCACTGGCGTCCTTTTTATGGATATCGGTGATGCCTGGGGCGGGCCCTACAGCAACGTGAATATTAACGGATTTTCACAGCGAGGTTTTCACCCTTACATTGGGGTAGGGCCGGGCCTGCGCATTGTGACCCCCTTAGGGCTCATCCGCCTCGACTATGGCATCGGAAGTGAGGGAGGCCGCATTCACTTCAGCTTCGGCTCTACCTTTTAA